A genomic region of Deinococcus aerolatus contains the following coding sequences:
- a CDS encoding MerR family DNA-binding protein has protein sequence MTAQPAPLSIGHLAAETGEGVKALRYWTDLGLLEHGRTAGGYRTYSTESVERVQFIRSAQRVGFSLRDIARILNLHADGHKPCQEVREELQLHLQAVRQQLTQLQALEAELAGRLAYAQMHPDPECGAPGCVYLNPAAP, from the coding sequence ATGACCGCTCAACCCGCGCCGCTCTCCATCGGACACCTGGCCGCCGAGACAGGTGAGGGGGTCAAGGCCCTGCGCTACTGGACGGACCTCGGCCTGCTGGAACATGGACGCACCGCGGGCGGCTACCGAACGTACAGCACCGAAAGTGTGGAGCGCGTGCAGTTCATCCGGTCCGCCCAGCGTGTTGGATTTAGCCTCCGCGACATTGCCCGTATCCTGAATCTGCACGCAGACGGCCATAAGCCCTGTCAGGAAGTCCGGGAAGAATTGCAATTGCACCTTCAGGCCGTGCGTCAGCAACTGACCCAGCTTCAGGCGCTGGAAGCGGAACTCGCCGGGCGGCTGGCGTATGCCCAGATGCACCCTGATCCCGAGTGCGGCGCCCCCGGCTGCGTGTACCTGAATCCAGCAGCCCCTTGA
- a CDS encoding HD domain-containing phosphohydrolase yields the protein MTDARHALEEALVIAANQDAPALRAEAHFTAAQQALELDEANTAVSSALEAAKCFAASQQPERKCQAKLIALRVFMNTNDASAFEDLVGPLIEEASGCSAWEVVAHAHNLQGGMQLRHGELNEAIASLERASTLRRELNDAPGYAGSLNNLGLLHQRAGNAGQALEYFLACVAFIRSSGQSLERQLGACLINVGALYRSMQLFDQADRYLHEGIETVQRNCDQRMELAGRVALADVARDRGDLKRGIAGYLKALALAEQIGAQEEEAEVLDSLGRVYATLGDDELAAQMSRKALAIATELQLILVRVWATLSLAQLAARSGNAQEAYCLYKEAGQHAATAGLKSEVWQAKEGQARASRQLGHYQRSADLFEELLQAERADHAEHEAVRISEHQARFDVEKANMEADTQRLLREVSERAREDAEAAVQKRTQELEFAQVEIVTRLAAAAEYRDDQTGQHTFRVGHVTARLAERLGLPTAEVVMIRLAARLHDVGKIGIPDAILLKPGRFTPEEFEMMKQHTMIGGRILSGGHSKLLQVAEEIALTHHERWDGRGYPHGLKGEHIPISGRLVSVADVYDALTSERPYKKAWTPEAALSEIESQAGQQFDPRVVQAFGEMIRSGELERLDVEEDQYLIAPGVLLDEGGNELLPTRKAVEQEFSARRFPEGVEIRLTELFQEAWDKRRSHPVLAQALTEAASVLVEEYADDLGRAYVQRNQSLALLDANDLEAAALLLSNVIAVARTYADLTLERDGLNLLSAVLSAVDLQEEAQYLCEAVSVLSARLGDEVGEANAQTNLGIIQARGNQPEQAIETFREASRLYTGAGAQGGLANCLYNLADTALEVGDLNLAIDCALQSMQAAQLSPQPNIGVLALGVLARAKSESGSPVEAAQLYEQLLASPLLNPDRLPEAWGWATMYSAENQAAQGDEEGARAAFEKVLDLASRRQLLDLEVRARGQLVDLLLKQGDVAAALQHLEHERSAHKQHLSFHQTNQVRGLRIKAIVVDVLSLEDRGRPKNEAI from the coding sequence ATGACTGATGCCCGTCACGCGCTTGAAGAAGCGCTGGTGATCGCTGCAAATCAAGATGCTCCCGCCCTGCGTGCCGAGGCGCATTTTACGGCGGCCCAGCAGGCTCTGGAATTGGATGAGGCGAACACGGCTGTCAGTTCTGCCCTTGAGGCCGCAAAATGTTTTGCTGCCTCCCAGCAGCCAGAAAGAAAGTGCCAGGCAAAGCTCATCGCGCTGCGCGTTTTTATGAATACGAACGACGCGTCGGCCTTTGAAGATCTGGTTGGACCACTGATCGAGGAAGCTTCGGGATGCAGTGCATGGGAAGTGGTCGCTCACGCGCACAATCTTCAGGGCGGCATGCAGCTGCGGCATGGTGAACTCAACGAAGCCATCGCCTCTCTGGAACGCGCGTCAACCTTGCGCCGGGAGCTAAACGACGCGCCCGGTTATGCTGGCAGCCTCAACAATCTCGGCTTGCTGCACCAGCGGGCTGGGAACGCGGGGCAAGCCCTCGAGTATTTCCTTGCCTGTGTGGCGTTTATCCGTTCTTCGGGCCAATCCCTGGAGCGGCAGCTGGGGGCTTGCCTGATCAACGTGGGGGCCCTCTACCGTTCTATGCAGCTCTTTGACCAGGCCGACCGGTACCTGCACGAAGGGATTGAAACCGTCCAGCGGAATTGTGACCAGCGTATGGAACTGGCAGGACGGGTGGCCCTCGCTGACGTGGCCAGGGACCGCGGAGATTTGAAACGCGGGATTGCCGGATACCTCAAGGCGCTGGCCCTGGCCGAACAGATCGGGGCGCAGGAAGAAGAAGCGGAGGTGCTCGACAGTCTTGGGCGCGTTTACGCCACCCTGGGAGACGATGAACTGGCCGCTCAAATGAGCCGTAAAGCGCTGGCCATCGCTACAGAGCTGCAACTCATTTTGGTTCGGGTCTGGGCCACCCTGAGCCTGGCCCAGCTGGCCGCCCGGTCGGGCAATGCCCAAGAAGCGTATTGCCTCTACAAGGAGGCGGGACAGCACGCGGCAACCGCCGGTCTGAAAAGCGAGGTCTGGCAAGCCAAGGAGGGCCAGGCCCGTGCCAGCAGACAGCTCGGGCACTATCAGCGGAGTGCCGACCTTTTCGAGGAGTTACTCCAGGCTGAGCGGGCAGACCACGCTGAACACGAGGCAGTCCGAATCAGCGAACATCAGGCGCGGTTCGATGTTGAAAAAGCCAACATGGAGGCCGACACCCAGCGCCTGCTTCGGGAAGTGTCCGAACGGGCCCGAGAGGACGCAGAAGCAGCGGTGCAGAAAAGAACCCAGGAGTTGGAGTTCGCACAGGTAGAAATTGTCACGCGGCTTGCTGCAGCAGCGGAATACCGTGATGACCAGACGGGCCAACATACCTTCCGCGTGGGTCATGTGACTGCCCGCCTGGCGGAACGGCTGGGCCTGCCCACAGCGGAGGTGGTCATGATCCGCCTGGCCGCTCGCCTTCACGACGTGGGGAAAATTGGTATTCCGGACGCGATCTTGCTCAAGCCTGGCCGGTTCACGCCTGAAGAGTTCGAGATGATGAAGCAGCACACGATGATTGGCGGACGGATTCTTTCCGGGGGCCATTCCAAACTGCTTCAGGTCGCCGAAGAAATCGCGCTGACCCATCATGAGCGTTGGGACGGGCGTGGTTACCCACATGGGCTGAAGGGTGAACACATTCCCATCAGTGGCCGACTGGTCTCCGTTGCAGACGTATACGACGCCCTGACGAGTGAACGTCCCTACAAAAAAGCCTGGACACCTGAAGCCGCCTTGTCGGAAATTGAATCCCAGGCGGGGCAACAGTTTGATCCACGGGTGGTTCAGGCCTTTGGCGAGATGATTCGCAGCGGTGAGTTGGAGCGTCTGGACGTAGAGGAAGACCAGTATCTGATTGCTCCCGGCGTGCTGCTGGACGAAGGTGGCAATGAATTGCTGCCCACAAGGAAGGCAGTGGAGCAAGAATTCTCTGCCCGTCGCTTCCCGGAGGGCGTGGAAATTCGCCTGACAGAACTGTTTCAGGAAGCCTGGGACAAGCGCCGCAGCCATCCTGTTCTGGCACAGGCCCTGACCGAGGCCGCCTCCGTGCTGGTTGAGGAATACGCCGATGACTTGGGACGCGCCTACGTCCAGCGCAACCAGTCACTCGCCCTCCTCGATGCAAATGATCTCGAAGCGGCAGCGCTGCTGCTCAGCAACGTCATCGCTGTCGCCCGCACCTACGCCGACCTGACCCTCGAGCGTGATGGCCTGAATCTGCTTTCCGCGGTTCTCAGCGCGGTCGACCTTCAGGAGGAAGCACAATACCTCTGTGAGGCCGTAAGCGTACTGTCCGCGAGGCTCGGCGACGAGGTGGGAGAAGCGAACGCCCAAACGAATCTCGGGATCATTCAAGCCCGGGGAAATCAACCTGAACAGGCCATTGAAACCTTCCGTGAGGCCTCCAGGTTGTACACCGGCGCCGGGGCGCAGGGAGGACTCGCCAACTGTCTGTACAATCTGGCTGACACCGCCCTGGAGGTTGGGGATCTCAACCTGGCCATTGATTGTGCTCTTCAGAGTATGCAAGCTGCTCAGCTCAGCCCGCAGCCGAACATAGGGGTGCTCGCGCTTGGAGTACTGGCACGGGCTAAAAGCGAATCCGGTTCCCCCGTTGAAGCGGCGCAATTGTACGAACAGCTCCTGGCCTCACCCCTGCTGAACCCCGATCGCCTGCCCGAAGCCTGGGGATGGGCCACGATGTACTCCGCAGAAAACCAGGCAGCACAGGGAGATGAGGAAGGTGCCCGGGCAGCATTCGAGAAAGTTCTGGACCTTGCCTCAAGGCGGCAGTTACTGGACTTGGAAGTGCGGGCCCGCGGCCAGTTGGTGGACCTCTTGCTGAAACAGGGGGACGTCGCGGCGGCCCTGCAACATCTAGAGCATGAACGAAGTGCTCATAAACAGCACCTCTCGTTTCATCAGACCAACCAAGTGCGCGGACTCCGCATCAAAGCCATCGTAGTGGACGTATTGTCTCTGGAGGATCGGGGCAGACCCAAAAACGAGGCCATTTGA
- a CDS encoding Crp/Fnr family transcriptional regulator — translation MTLTQRLLSMMRLRPTPVPGSVWHLTGTGWSAGLTEEDMQQIGAVCPPRPYRKGERIYRAGDPGGTLQILLDGHVKLSRTGMLGGERVITVCGPDDFFGESFLTEMTTTQADATCLSDRAVICPITREQFLEITRRVPAVAILLASILATRVHQLQTRLESLSQPVQVRLAQVMLDLTYRFGREIEAGVYDLQVELRHEEIASLAHASRVSATQAISAWRAQQLVLGTRGQYRVNVTGLERLSEELQLDALNKTPVPDR, via the coding sequence ATGACCCTGACCCAGCGCCTCCTGAGCATGATGCGCCTGCGGCCCACGCCCGTGCCGGGCAGCGTGTGGCACTTGACGGGCACCGGCTGGAGCGCCGGGTTGACTGAGGAGGACATGCAGCAGATCGGCGCGGTGTGTCCGCCCCGTCCATACCGCAAGGGGGAGCGCATCTACCGCGCGGGAGATCCCGGCGGGACGCTGCAGATCCTGCTTGACGGCCACGTGAAACTCAGCCGCACCGGCATGCTTGGAGGGGAGCGCGTGATCACTGTGTGCGGCCCGGACGATTTCTTCGGAGAGAGCTTTCTGACGGAGATGACCACCACCCAGGCGGACGCCACGTGCCTGTCCGACCGCGCCGTGATCTGTCCGATCACCCGGGAGCAGTTCCTGGAGATCACGCGGCGTGTGCCGGCAGTGGCGATCTTACTGGCCAGTATTCTGGCGACGAGGGTGCACCAACTTCAGACGCGGCTGGAGTCCCTTTCGCAGCCTGTGCAGGTGCGGCTTGCTCAGGTCATGCTTGACCTCACCTACCGCTTTGGGCGGGAGATTGAAGCCGGTGTCTACGATCTGCAGGTGGAACTGCGGCATGAGGAGATCGCCAGCCTTGCCCACGCCAGCCGCGTGAGTGCCACACAGGCGATCAGCGCGTGGCGTGCCCAGCAACTTGTGCTGGGCACGCGCGGCCAGTACCGCGTGAACGTCACTGGACTGGAACGGCTGAGCGAGGAACTGCAGCTCGACGCACTAAATAAGACCCCCGTCCCTGACAGGTGA
- a CDS encoding helix-turn-helix domain-containing protein, with product MPRTKRAPSAARKLFGQRLRAERHARSLTLEDVGERADIAWNYVAQVERGERNIGIDNMAALADALGLGLDELLRPSDMTPGMVR from the coding sequence ATGCCCAGGACGAAACGCGCTCCCAGTGCCGCCCGCAAGCTGTTCGGTCAACGTTTGCGGGCGGAGCGGCACGCCCGTAGCCTGACCCTGGAGGATGTGGGGGAGCGGGCGGATATTGCATGGAATTACGTGGCGCAGGTGGAACGGGGCGAGCGCAACATCGGCATCGACAACATGGCGGCCCTGGCCGACGCGCTGGGGCTCGGGCTGGACGAATTGCTGCGGCCTTCAGACATGACACCGGGCATGGTCCGATAG
- a CDS encoding putative iron-sulfur cluster-binding metallochaperone: MESNCCAPSTDGQDVTSCPVSGTRGKAVPLITLKALLTPVALARLRPEEAFRLCPDPACDVVYFSASQTYGTEDLKMPVFQKNQAAEVPVCYCFAHTRADLGEAMASGTGQVLEASIRAHVQAGRCGCEVNNPQGSCCLGNVVTVLRSLDRQGQA, from the coding sequence ATGGAATCCAACTGCTGCGCCCCCAGCACCGACGGGCAGGACGTCACGTCCTGCCCGGTCAGTGGCACCCGCGGAAAAGCGGTCCCCCTGATCACCCTCAAGGCCCTGCTGACCCCAGTCGCCCTGGCGCGACTGAGGCCGGAAGAGGCCTTCCGGTTGTGCCCGGACCCCGCCTGCGACGTGGTGTACTTCAGCGCGTCTCAGACCTACGGCACAGAAGATCTCAAGATGCCGGTCTTCCAGAAGAATCAGGCGGCTGAGGTTCCGGTCTGTTACTGCTTTGCTCACACGCGGGCGGATCTCGGTGAGGCCATGGCTTCGGGGACGGGTCAGGTGCTGGAAGCCTCGATCCGCGCGCACGTACAGGCCGGGCGCTGCGGGTGCGAGGTCAACAACCCGCAGGGCAGTTGCTGCCTGGGCAATGTCGTGACCGTTCTGCGGAGTCTGGACCGCCAGGGGCAGGCATGA
- a CDS encoding NAD(P)H-hydrate epimerase, which translates to MSMQTRPPVHPDPGTALYASAGPIPTVTTTQMTEVDRAMVEDYGISLLQMMENAGRALAGQARRQLGGSVMGQRITVLCGAGHNGGGGLVAARRLQDWGAQVEVTLVRHPDGYHGVPQHQLRILQALGRSVRGGGLPSSGAALIIDALIGYGLNSAPRGHAADLLHWANHQAAPILALDTPSGIEVSEGQVFQPAIHAAATLTLALPKRGFLNPEVQPLLGALLLADIGVPPELYLRMGLKVPGIFATQETVPLSWHQDSGHPGVAETPAHQDDPAPLNSTRTA; encoded by the coding sequence ATGTCCATGCAAACACGCCCACCCGTTCACCCTGACCCCGGCACGGCCCTCTACGCTTCGGCTGGGCCCATACCCACCGTGACCACCACGCAGATGACCGAAGTGGACCGCGCCATGGTGGAGGACTACGGTATCAGCCTGCTTCAGATGATGGAGAACGCTGGCCGGGCGCTGGCTGGGCAAGCGCGTCGCCAGCTGGGCGGCTCGGTGATGGGCCAGCGCATCACGGTGCTGTGCGGGGCTGGCCACAATGGCGGCGGTGGTCTGGTCGCGGCCCGCCGCCTGCAGGACTGGGGCGCGCAGGTCGAGGTAACCCTGGTGCGTCATCCAGACGGGTATCACGGCGTTCCGCAGCATCAGCTGCGGATCTTGCAAGCCCTCGGCCGTTCAGTACGCGGTGGCGGGTTGCCGTCCTCAGGGGCAGCCCTGATCATCGACGCCCTGATCGGATACGGGCTGAACTCTGCCCCCCGGGGCCACGCTGCTGACCTGCTCCACTGGGCCAATCACCAGGCCGCGCCCATTCTGGCGCTGGACACTCCCTCTGGAATAGAGGTGAGCGAAGGTCAGGTCTTCCAGCCGGCCATCCACGCGGCGGCCACCCTGACCCTCGCCCTGCCCAAGCGGGGATTCCTGAATCCCGAGGTGCAGCCGCTCCTGGGAGCGCTGCTGCTCGCCGACATCGGCGTCCCGCCTGAACTGTATCTCCGGATGGGTCTGAAGGTACCCGGGATCTTTGCCACGCAGGAGACTGTCCCCCTGAGCTGGCATCAGGATTCGGGCCATCCAGGCGTTGCCGAGACGCCAGCGCATCAGGATGACCCCGCGCCGCTGAATTCCACACGTACTGCTTGA
- a CDS encoding WGxxGxxG family protein encodes MKKVLLLSLLLSLSPVALAQDTSTDTTVTDTTTAPLDPNNDGVVDTNNNGRADTREFPWGLLGLIGLAGLAGRNRPAPTPVRVDTRDAHDTTRR; translated from the coding sequence ATGAAGAAAGTCCTGCTCCTCTCCCTTCTGCTGTCCCTCTCCCCCGTGGCCCTGGCACAAGACACGTCTACCGACACCACCGTCACGGACACCACCACGGCGCCCCTCGATCCCAACAACGACGGCGTTGTCGACACCAACAACAACGGCCGCGCCGACACCCGTGAGTTCCCCTGGGGTCTGCTGGGCTTGATTGGTCTGGCGGGACTGGCAGGCCGCAATCGCCCCGCACCCACGCCCGTTCGCGTGGACACCCGGGACGCCCACGACACCACCCGTCGCTAA
- a CDS encoding GAF domain-containing protein, translating to MPPSPELQLLAQALTASVHSLIIADARQPDLPIIYANPAFERLSGYPAAEILGRNCRFLQGQAPNAAPRQAIRQALAQGGSTTVLLRNFRKDGTPFDNELTLSPMRDAAGTVTHFVGFQIDVTAREAASALMARLQALTQHLAAVRTQDQVTDLILHDALQALGGIGGTVLLVRDHALKVVARHGQTQASVWQDGNLEGPRPSPDALRSRTPLFFEHAGALVAAYPDLETLTGGVAPVASAVLPMVEGSEPLGVIVLDFREPHNFTPDEQHFLQTLASQCALALDRAHLSGDLERQVQDRTAELEAFVRFTEAADGETEVLALAQRAVDVLLVLFPGSTSSYFALENGRWKLKVYSPDLEDRPDLLANAQTGAPVDAPIFAQSMRTAEPIFVDGWDAQLEQLPQTGMYQSVAVFPLPIGGSVQAMFALGVKNTPRWSGHHQAVFRSVGRSLRLALERTETARQLTAQRDLLQAANEELEAFTYSVSHDLRTPVRHIISFGDLLRRSLPAPLDVKAERYFGILRTAADTLNTLIDGMLDVSRASRQPLKVERVDLDRVLHAVRQDVGVARPQRQIVWQILALPEVMGDAGLLRRVMTALVDNAVKYTRDRDQAVITVWAEDQGENWAVFVRDNGVGFNPQYKDRLFTMFQRLHRQEDYEGAAVSLANARRILARHGGTMLAEGQPDEGATFGFTLPKASR from the coding sequence GTGCCCCCCTCACCTGAGCTCCAGTTGCTCGCCCAGGCCCTCACCGCCAGCGTGCACAGCCTCATCATCGCTGACGCCCGGCAACCGGACCTGCCCATCATCTACGCCAACCCGGCATTCGAACGCCTGAGCGGGTACCCGGCCGCCGAGATCCTCGGGCGCAACTGCCGCTTTCTCCAGGGTCAGGCGCCCAACGCTGCCCCCAGGCAGGCAATCAGGCAGGCCCTGGCCCAGGGAGGCAGCACCACTGTCCTGCTGCGCAACTTCCGCAAGGACGGCACGCCCTTCGACAACGAACTGACCCTCAGTCCCATGCGTGACGCGGCCGGGACAGTCACGCACTTCGTGGGCTTCCAGATCGACGTGACCGCGCGCGAAGCAGCGTCGGCGCTGATGGCCCGCCTGCAGGCCCTGACCCAGCATCTGGCCGCCGTCCGCACGCAGGATCAGGTCACAGACCTGATCCTGCACGATGCCCTGCAGGCCCTGGGCGGCATCGGTGGGACCGTGCTGCTGGTGCGGGATCATGCCTTGAAGGTGGTTGCGCGCCACGGCCAGACCCAGGCCAGTGTTTGGCAGGACGGGAACCTGGAGGGGCCACGCCCCAGCCCAGACGCGCTGCGCTCGAGGACGCCCCTGTTCTTCGAGCATGCAGGGGCGCTGGTGGCCGCGTATCCAGACCTCGAAACCCTCACGGGCGGTGTGGCGCCGGTCGCGAGCGCTGTGTTGCCCATGGTGGAAGGCAGCGAGCCGTTGGGCGTGATCGTGCTGGACTTCCGTGAACCCCACAACTTCACCCCGGATGAGCAGCATTTCCTGCAGACCCTGGCCTCCCAGTGCGCCCTCGCTCTGGACCGCGCCCACCTGTCTGGTGATCTGGAGCGGCAGGTGCAGGACCGCACCGCCGAACTTGAGGCCTTCGTGCGCTTCACTGAAGCGGCAGACGGCGAGACCGAAGTGCTGGCCCTGGCACAGCGGGCCGTGGACGTCCTGCTGGTGCTGTTTCCCGGCAGCACCAGCAGCTATTTCGCTCTGGAGAATGGCCGCTGGAAGCTCAAAGTCTACAGCCCTGACCTGGAAGACCGGCCGGACCTGCTGGCCAATGCCCAGACCGGGGCGCCCGTGGACGCCCCGATCTTCGCGCAGTCCATGCGAACGGCCGAGCCGATCTTCGTCGACGGCTGGGACGCCCAGCTCGAACAGCTCCCCCAGACCGGGATGTACCAGAGTGTCGCGGTCTTTCCCCTGCCGATCGGCGGCTCGGTCCAGGCGATGTTCGCGCTGGGCGTTAAGAACACCCCGCGCTGGTCCGGACACCACCAGGCAGTGTTTCGCTCGGTGGGACGCAGCCTGCGTCTGGCGCTGGAACGCACCGAGACGGCGCGGCAGCTCACGGCCCAGCGGGACCTGTTACAGGCGGCGAACGAGGAGCTTGAAGCGTTCACCTACAGCGTGTCGCATGACTTGCGGACCCCTGTGCGGCACATCATCAGTTTCGGCGATCTGCTGCGCCGCTCACTCCCGGCACCGCTGGACGTCAAGGCCGAGCGGTATTTCGGCATTCTCCGAACAGCAGCCGACACGCTGAACACCCTGATCGACGGCATGCTGGATGTCTCGCGCGCCTCACGTCAACCCCTGAAGGTGGAGCGGGTGGACCTGGACCGGGTGTTGCATGCTGTCCGCCAGGACGTGGGCGTGGCCCGGCCGCAACGCCAGATCGTCTGGCAGATCCTAGCCCTCCCAGAGGTCATGGGGGACGCGGGGCTGCTGCGCCGGGTGATGACGGCCCTGGTGGACAACGCGGTGAAATACACCCGTGACCGTGATCAGGCCGTGATCACGGTCTGGGCCGAGGACCAGGGCGAGAACTGGGCGGTGTTTGTGCGCGACAACGGCGTGGGGTTTAACCCGCAGTACAAAGACAGGTTGTTTACCATGTTCCAACGCCTGCACCGCCAGGAAGACTATGAGGGAGCGGCAGTGAGCCTGGCGAATGCGCGGCGCATCCTGGCCCGGCATGGGGGGACAATGCTGGCTGAGGGTCAGCCAGATGAAGGTGCCACATTTGGCTTCACGCTGCCCAAAGCAAGTCGCTGA
- the lpdA gene encoding dihydrolipoyl dehydrogenase, producing MTRYDAVVVGGGMAGLPLALKLGFKGRSVALIERDQLGGTCLNRGCIPTKTLIASARVAHLAREAAHWGVHAGPVRVNLPEVMRRKDDLVTGVRQGAETNVETNPNVTLIRGEARFTGPHTLEVNGEAIEAAQVFINTGTRPAMPGIAGLRDIPFLDSTSALQLTALPEQLLVVGGGYIGVEYAQMFRRFGSEVTLVQRGPHLLKQEDGDIARALEHALTREGITVLTGTAATAVTGSEGQLRLTVRVGGAERVLKGSHLLIAGGRQPNTDGLSLEAAGVALDGQGFIPVNDRLETEVPGICALGDVRGGPMFTHTARDDARVVYENVTKNAGLSIRDRVVPYAVFSDPQLGRVGLTEGEARQLGYRVKVGRYDGHKIARARAMGETAGFIKIVADADTNRLLGAAVLLADGAEVVHELIAAMHLKAKYTDLQDMLHIHPTLAEGLSSALGGVHAEEGI from the coding sequence ATGACACGCTACGACGCCGTGGTGGTCGGCGGGGGAATGGCCGGTCTGCCGCTGGCCCTCAAATTAGGCTTCAAGGGACGCTCGGTCGCGCTGATTGAGCGGGATCAACTGGGGGGCACCTGCCTCAACCGGGGATGTATTCCCACCAAGACCCTGATTGCCAGTGCCCGCGTGGCCCATCTGGCGCGGGAAGCCGCCCACTGGGGCGTTCACGCCGGACCCGTCCGCGTGAATCTGCCCGAGGTGATGCGGCGTAAGGACGATCTGGTGACCGGCGTGCGGCAGGGCGCGGAAACCAACGTGGAGACGAATCCGAACGTCACCCTGATCCGGGGGGAGGCCCGCTTCACCGGGCCGCACACCCTGGAGGTGAATGGGGAAGCCATCGAAGCAGCGCAGGTCTTCATCAACACCGGAACCCGTCCGGCGATGCCCGGCATCGCCGGATTGAGAGACATACCCTTTCTCGATTCCACCAGCGCCTTGCAGTTGACGGCCCTGCCTGAGCAACTGCTGGTGGTGGGTGGAGGTTATATCGGGGTGGAGTACGCGCAGATGTTCCGCCGCTTCGGCTCGGAGGTGACCCTGGTGCAGCGCGGCCCGCACCTCCTGAAACAGGAAGACGGGGACATCGCGCGTGCTCTGGAGCACGCCCTCACCCGGGAGGGCATCACTGTTCTGACTGGGACCGCTGCAACGGCAGTCACGGGGAGTGAAGGTCAGCTTCGACTGACGGTCCGGGTAGGCGGTGCGGAGCGCGTTCTGAAAGGCTCACACCTGCTGATCGCCGGGGGACGGCAGCCGAATACAGACGGGTTGAGTCTGGAAGCTGCTGGCGTCGCTTTGGACGGTCAGGGTTTCATCCCAGTCAATGACCGTCTGGAAACGGAAGTGCCGGGCATCTGTGCGCTGGGCGACGTGCGGGGCGGCCCGATGTTCACCCACACGGCGCGCGACGACGCGCGGGTGGTGTACGAGAACGTCACGAAGAACGCAGGGCTGTCCATCCGTGACCGGGTGGTGCCCTATGCCGTATTCAGTGACCCGCAGCTCGGGCGGGTGGGCCTCACCGAGGGCGAGGCCCGGCAGCTCGGCTACCGGGTCAAGGTGGGGCGTTACGACGGGCACAAGATCGCCAGGGCGCGGGCCATGGGAGAAACGGCCGGGTTCATCAAGATCGTGGCGGACGCGGACACGAACCGCCTGCTGGGCGCGGCGGTGCTGCTGGCCGATGGGGCGGAAGTCGTGCATGAACTGATCGCGGCGATGCACCTGAAGGCAAAGTACACCGATTTGCAGGACATGCTGCATATTCACCCCACCCTCGCGGAGGGGTTGTCGAGTGCCCTGGGGGGCGTCCACGCCGAGGAAGGCATCTGA
- a CDS encoding S8 family serine peptidase, producing the protein MTAGAFVTASPSDWTAALDASTLSSGPNNTFRANTPIWETVRLSQGQQSAPQLGRGVTVAIIDSGIDLNHAAFDGRLSSARQDFLEMDGNPQEGGRPGDMGFGHGTGVADIVLQVAPNAVIMPLRALAPDGTGDTREIAAAVRFAVQHGAQIINASVASEPDADLENALADAAAAGVYVVLSAGNTGTNPVLYPARMARSGNAAAHTLSVGSSNTDGVRSSFSSYGADLEVLAPGEGVVTAYPGNYFATWRGTSFAAPMVSGALALALGEHGDAGINLATRLIDHATNVDTVNTPSLQPGASTLGYGQLNIAGFVDSLK; encoded by the coding sequence GTGACCGCTGGTGCTTTCGTGACGGCCTCACCCAGTGACTGGACTGCCGCACTGGATGCGTCGACGCTCTCAAGCGGACCGAACAATACCTTCAGGGCCAATACACCCATTTGGGAAACGGTAAGGCTCTCTCAGGGCCAGCAGAGTGCACCCCAGCTTGGCCGGGGCGTAACGGTCGCCATTATTGATTCGGGCATCGACCTGAATCACGCTGCTTTCGACGGCCGTCTCAGCTCCGCCCGTCAGGACTTTCTGGAGATGGACGGAAATCCGCAGGAAGGGGGACGTCCTGGCGATATGGGGTTCGGGCACGGCACCGGCGTCGCAGACATTGTCTTGCAGGTCGCTCCAAACGCAGTGATCATGCCGCTTCGCGCCCTCGCGCCTGACGGCACAGGTGATACCCGAGAGATTGCTGCGGCCGTCCGGTTTGCCGTACAGCATGGCGCGCAGATCATTAACGCATCGGTGGCCAGTGAACCGGACGCCGACCTTGAAAACGCTCTGGCTGATGCCGCCGCCGCTGGTGTCTATGTCGTTCTCTCGGCCGGTAATACGGGGACCAACCCCGTGCTGTACCCCGCACGGATGGCCCGCAGCGGCAACGCTGCGGCGCACACCCTCTCGGTCGGGAGTTCAAATACGGACGGCGTCCGGTCCAGCTTTTCCAGTTACGGTGCCGATCTTGAAGTCCTGGCTCCAGGGGAGGGAGTGGTCACTGCCTATCCGGGCAACTACTTCGCCACATGGCGCGGAACGTCTTTCGCCGCACCCATGGTCAGCGGGGCGCTGGCACTTGCCCTTGGCGAACACGGAGATGCGGGCATCAATCTTGCCACCCGACTGATCGACCATGCCACCAACGTGGACACCGTGAATACGCCATCGCTTCAACCCGGAGCGTCAACGTTGGGCTACGGTCAACTCAATATTGCCGGGTTTGTTGACTCTCTGAAATAA